One window from the genome of Leptospira broomii serovar Hurstbridge str. 5399 encodes:
- a CDS encoding helix-turn-helix domain-containing protein — MTDAKTGALFYFEGRILFANRGLVAEAHSHYAVSILISISLPFFIQTESGERKSYQAVVLAPNFHHTLLAQESDIVVVQLDPHSTDYAPIAARFGKSGIHEILHSDLNHLTDDCRKLLEGKLDCSRAKSLFEDILSAVGAEKPMKVSLDPRILSATKRMKASLPGSVSVPELAKESGFSETRFMHLFKEQLGLPVRQYQLWLRLQEAAYLLKEGGNLTEAAHAAGFADQAHLSRTFKKMFGVQPSRFLGSNSSVKVTFCV, encoded by the coding sequence ATGACGGATGCCAAAACGGGAGCTCTTTTCTACTTTGAAGGGAGAATTTTATTTGCGAATCGCGGCTTAGTCGCGGAAGCGCACTCACATTACGCCGTTTCTATTTTGATTTCGATTTCCTTACCTTTTTTCATCCAGACGGAAAGCGGTGAAAGGAAATCGTATCAAGCAGTCGTACTAGCTCCGAATTTTCACCATACTCTTCTTGCACAGGAATCCGATATCGTCGTAGTTCAATTGGATCCTCATAGCACCGATTATGCGCCGATCGCAGCCCGTTTCGGAAAATCAGGTATTCATGAAATACTCCATTCCGATCTTAACCATCTCACAGATGATTGTCGAAAATTATTAGAGGGAAAACTGGATTGTTCTCGGGCTAAATCCTTGTTCGAAGATATTCTTTCCGCAGTAGGAGCGGAAAAACCGATGAAAGTCTCTTTGGATCCGAGAATACTCTCCGCGACTAAAAGGATGAAGGCTTCCCTTCCCGGTTCCGTATCTGTTCCGGAGCTCGCTAAGGAATCCGGCTTTTCCGAAACGAGATTTATGCACTTATTCAAAGAGCAACTCGGACTACCCGTTAGGCAATATCAGCTTTGGCTCCGTCTTCAAGAGGCGGCCTATTTATTAAAGGAAGGAGGAAATTTAACCGAGGCGGCACATGCCGCAGGGTTTGCCGATCAGGCTCATCTAAGCAGAACCTTCAAAAAAATGTTCGGAGTGCAGCCCTCCCGGTTCTTAGGATCCAACAGTTCGGTTAAAGTTACGTTCTGCGTTTAA
- a CDS encoding Mpo1 family 2-hydroxy fatty acid dioxygenase translates to MRFAKEMVFYSAYHQEKRNILIHVLGVPTITFTLFLVLCRFSLLSIWGFDITAATVFAAVVLAYYFSLDFIFALASAVVFGSLLAIAQYLTASLESSTAWTVFAVAQLVGWGAQFYGHFIFEKSRPALFDNLFQTVVSAPIFVVADVFFELGFRKDVQEAVRKELAAQGKLKDFRTAH, encoded by the coding sequence ATGAGATTTGCAAAAGAAATGGTCTTTTATTCGGCCTATCACCAGGAAAAGAGGAATATTCTGATACACGTTTTGGGCGTTCCCACGATTACATTTACGTTGTTTCTAGTATTATGTAGGTTTTCGCTACTTTCGATCTGGGGTTTCGATATCACTGCCGCAACCGTATTTGCCGCTGTCGTACTGGCTTATTATTTCAGCCTGGATTTTATTTTCGCACTAGCTTCGGCAGTCGTATTCGGGTCGTTACTCGCGATCGCACAATATTTGACCGCATCTTTGGAATCTTCGACTGCTTGGACCGTATTCGCAGTAGCTCAATTAGTCGGTTGGGGAGCACAGTTTTACGGGCACTTTATTTTCGAAAAGAGTCGTCCGGCCCTCTTCGATAACCTATTTCAGACGGTAGTTTCCGCTCCGATATTCGTTGTGGCAGACGTCTTTTTTGAATTAGGTTTTCGTAAAGATGTTCAGGAAGCGGTCCGCAAAGAGTTGGCAGCTCAAGGAAAGCTTAAGGATTTCCGCACAGCGCATTAA
- a CDS encoding tautomerase family protein → MPYVNVKVAGPLTKEQKQTIVKEFTETLRKVASKPPESTYIVIDEVSRENWAAGGKLLE, encoded by the coding sequence ATGCCCTATGTGAACGTAAAAGTCGCCGGTCCTTTAACAAAGGAGCAAAAACAAACGATCGTAAAGGAATTTACGGAAACGTTAAGGAAGGTCGCCTCTAAACCACCGGAATCGACTTATATAGTTATCGACGAGGTCTCTCGGGAAAACTGGGCCGCAGGCGGCAAGCTACTCGAGTAG
- a CDS encoding YdcF family protein translates to MDTLFFILSKLAGIFLFPLPVCLFLAFIAGLRLPKKKQKLSVCLPLIVLWICSTDSFSQWLVTGLEEKHPPVAIKTLPTTDAIVVLGGAIDNLALYGDRPQLSSAAERMTDAVILYREHKAPRIVFTGGSGNLMFQARKESEAAEIFLTSLGVPKSALVLESESRNTKENAEFTAEIFRKRGWKSMILITSAFHMERSLRVFGKTGLKVIPWPTDYYSQVKVLTLDSFVPSAHILSLTSTVWKERIGLLVYDARESISTFLPLRLVFPWSKD, encoded by the coding sequence ATGGATACCCTTTTTTTCATTCTCTCAAAGCTTGCCGGAATTTTTCTTTTTCCCTTACCCGTTTGTCTGTTCTTGGCATTTATCGCCGGCTTACGCTTACCCAAGAAAAAGCAAAAACTTTCGGTTTGTCTTCCCTTAATCGTTTTATGGATCTGTTCCACCGATTCTTTCTCCCAATGGTTAGTAACAGGTTTGGAAGAAAAGCATCCACCTGTCGCAATCAAGACTCTTCCGACGACTGATGCGATCGTTGTACTCGGAGGAGCGATCGATAATTTAGCGCTTTATGGAGATCGACCTCAATTGAGTTCCGCAGCGGAAAGAATGACCGATGCGGTTATTCTTTATCGAGAACATAAGGCGCCTAGGATCGTTTTTACGGGAGGGTCGGGAAATCTAATGTTTCAAGCTCGAAAGGAATCCGAGGCTGCTGAAATTTTCCTAACCTCTCTAGGCGTCCCTAAATCCGCGTTAGTGCTTGAAAGTGAAAGTCGTAACACCAAAGAAAATGCGGAGTTTACAGCGGAGATTTTTCGGAAAAGAGGGTGGAAATCGATGATATTAATCACCTCGGCATTTCATATGGAAAGATCTCTTCGCGTTTTTGGAAAAACCGGCCTAAAAGTGATTCCCTGGCCGACTGATTATTATTCGCAAGTAAAAGTTCTGACCCTCGATTCTTTCGTTCCTTCGGCTCATATTTTATCTCTTACTAGCACGGTCTGGAAAGAGAGAATCGGACTGCTCGTTTACGACGCGAGAGAAAGTATTTCCACTTTTCTTCCCCTCCGGCTTGTGTTTCCTTGGTCTAAGGACTAG
- a CDS encoding cytochrome c maturation protein CcmE domain-containing protein yields the protein MNVKFVILAGTIALSLGAIAFFSSKETSYILLDANELAAHPSNYDSDELLRVRGFVKPGTVIREGKTAKFVLQLNDKEVPVFFTGATLLPDAFKEGTRARVDGVWKNGVLVADRVEAKCASKYEAGYSDKEASAEEY from the coding sequence ATGAACGTAAAATTTGTAATCCTCGCAGGAACCATCGCTCTTTCATTGGGAGCCATCGCATTTTTTTCCTCTAAGGAGACTTCTTACATTCTCCTAGATGCCAACGAACTTGCCGCTCACCCATCCAATTATGATTCCGACGAACTACTAAGGGTTCGCGGATTCGTCAAACCGGGCACGGTGATTCGCGAGGGAAAAACCGCCAAGTTCGTACTTCAGTTAAACGATAAGGAAGTTCCGGTTTTCTTTACGGGTGCGACCCTTTTGCCCGACGCTTTTAAAGAAGGTACCCGCGCACGAGTGGACGGAGTTTGGAAAAATGGAGTATTAGTGGCCGATAGAGTGGAAGCAAAATGCGCCTCTAAATACGAAGCGGGATATTCTGATAAAGAAGCTTCCGCAGAAGAATACTAA
- a CDS encoding heme lyase CcmF/NrfE family subunit, translating to MNDFGALCLITSFSLLIFSIIQTSYGIFRNDSQGIELGRYTLMANFGVVLLAFLVLVVQLMRTDLNNYYVVMHSSEHLPLFYKITSVWSGSSGSLLFWNLLLSFFTFIVLWQTRHLVNDRVPVMNLSLSVIACFFSFLAIFFPDAQPFREFQPAAVAGRGLNPLLQHWAMIIHPPILYVGYVSFAIPFSIATSALITGKLSENWFRFVRRWSIFSWFFLGTGILLGSKWAYEELGWGGYWAWDPVENASLMPWLLSTAFLHSMIIQERRGMLKFWNMFLIILAFHFCLLGTWITRSGVLEGPHSFSKSTIGTPFIIYIGLSFLVYMGFLIYRRNKLVPERNLEAMTSKEGSFLLNNFLLVIATLSILLGVFSPLLYGREFKAPWFNSWGVPSGILLLLLMGSAPLLAWRKGADKIFFTTLFKPLIAGILGAGAYIFYYSRNYSISDYSLGDVLGEIYSVLTIGLGVFTIAGIAQEYHKGIMARKASYPNEGYLTAGVRMLLKNKRRYGGYLVHLSMVILFIGLAGNAFKQNTSVKFFYFLELPRANEIVYSSQDTAVLGDYIIAASSLKIKPIINGDPSEGISHRNVIVSHEATFEVKRQLKEFATMVTERRFYPQISHLSGDFETHIPTSEPSIASTPKEDLYIQLGAIEHADLSDENPDLPRLFMNFFFTRDSNIKSEQYLRFPRQIVANLEVWINPMVKFIWAGSLMFFLSGLLILLPIGENRP from the coding sequence ATGAACGACTTCGGAGCGCTTTGCCTCATTACTTCCTTTTCCCTCCTGATTTTTTCCATCATTCAAACTTCCTATGGAATTTTTAGAAACGATTCGCAAGGAATCGAATTAGGTCGATATACGTTAATGGCGAATTTTGGAGTCGTTCTACTCGCCTTCCTTGTGTTAGTCGTCCAGCTTATGCGAACCGACCTTAATAATTACTACGTCGTAATGCATTCGAGCGAACATTTACCGCTCTTCTACAAGATAACCTCCGTTTGGTCGGGCTCGTCCGGATCTCTATTGTTCTGGAATCTTCTACTTTCCTTTTTCACTTTTATCGTACTATGGCAAACAAGACATCTTGTCAATGACCGAGTCCCGGTAATGAATTTAAGCCTAAGCGTAATTGCCTGCTTTTTCTCTTTTCTTGCGATCTTCTTTCCCGACGCACAACCGTTCCGAGAATTTCAACCTGCCGCAGTCGCAGGCAGAGGTCTTAACCCTCTGTTGCAACATTGGGCAATGATCATACATCCTCCGATTTTATACGTAGGTTACGTAAGTTTCGCGATTCCATTTTCGATTGCGACTTCGGCGCTAATCACCGGTAAGCTTTCGGAAAATTGGTTTCGCTTCGTCCGTCGTTGGAGTATTTTTTCCTGGTTTTTTCTAGGTACCGGAATCCTCCTCGGATCAAAATGGGCCTACGAAGAGTTGGGATGGGGCGGATATTGGGCTTGGGATCCGGTGGAGAATGCGAGCCTGATGCCCTGGTTACTCTCAACGGCCTTCCTGCATTCCATGATTATCCAGGAACGTAGAGGAATGTTGAAATTTTGGAATATGTTTCTGATTATTCTAGCGTTTCACTTTTGCCTACTCGGGACATGGATCACTCGAAGCGGAGTATTGGAAGGACCTCACTCATTTTCAAAATCCACGATAGGAACGCCTTTCATCATATATATCGGATTAAGCTTTTTGGTATATATGGGATTCTTAATATATAGAAGAAACAAACTTGTCCCGGAACGGAATCTAGAGGCGATGACTTCCAAAGAAGGAAGTTTTCTACTTAATAATTTTCTGTTAGTTATCGCAACGTTGTCAATCCTATTGGGTGTTTTTTCTCCCCTTCTATACGGGAGAGAGTTCAAAGCTCCTTGGTTCAATTCATGGGGAGTTCCTTCGGGAATTTTATTACTCTTATTAATGGGCTCCGCCCCTCTCCTAGCCTGGCGTAAAGGAGCGGACAAAATATTTTTTACGACTCTATTTAAGCCTCTGATTGCAGGCATACTCGGGGCCGGGGCATATATATTCTATTATTCCCGCAATTATTCGATCAGCGATTATAGCCTGGGAGACGTGTTAGGAGAAATATACAGCGTTCTTACGATAGGATTGGGCGTATTTACCATCGCGGGCATCGCTCAAGAATATCATAAAGGGATAATGGCCCGCAAGGCTTCTTATCCCAATGAAGGATATTTGACGGCCGGCGTAAGGATGCTTTTGAAGAATAAAAGACGCTATGGAGGATATTTAGTCCATCTTTCGATGGTCATCCTATTCATAGGTCTTGCCGGGAACGCATTTAAACAGAATACGTCCGTTAAATTCTTTTATTTTCTTGAGCTCCCCCGCGCTAACGAAATCGTTTACTCCAGCCAAGATACCGCCGTGCTGGGCGATTATATCATAGCTGCAAGCAGCCTTAAAATCAAACCGATCATCAACGGAGATCCTTCGGAAGGAATCAGCCATAGAAACGTCATCGTATCCCACGAGGCCACGTTCGAAGTAAAACGACAACTCAAAGAATTCGCCACAATGGTAACCGAAAGGCGGTTCTATCCTCAGATCTCGCATTTGAGCGGAGATTTCGAAACTCATATTCCTACCAGCGAACCTTCGATCGCTTCGACTCCTAAAGAAGATCTTTATATACAATTGGGCGCGATCGAGCACGCCGATCTTTCCGACGAAAACCCGGATTTACCAAGGTTGTTTATGAATTTCTTCTTTACTAGAGATTCGAATATCAAGTCGGAACAGTATCTTAGATTTCCCCGACAAATCGTTGCAAACCTTGAAGTTTGGATCAATCCTATGGTAAAGTTCATTTGGGCCGGTTCTTTAATGTTCTTTCTCTCGGGACTTTTGATACTCTTACCGATCGGAGAAAATCGGCCATGA
- a CDS encoding cytochrome c-type biogenesis protein CcmH, with protein MRFASIPIFFLLSGVLFAESTFTNLTSPEEIRTFHDVTNRIRCICIPSIAIKSCSFNNCTVSAKLKVFIENRIRIGESADTIVDKMVKGFGPEAVKDPIIAKFIETGNTGMAQSVVYGFGPDILAKPDSTWIDVSIAMVGALGILLIILYLKKRMAPKALSATGANEDAAFRKYLSEIEEKQK; from the coding sequence ATGAGATTCGCTTCGATCCCGATCTTTTTTTTACTCAGTGGAGTCCTGTTTGCGGAATCCACTTTTACGAATCTGACAAGCCCGGAGGAAATTCGGACGTTTCACGACGTGACGAATCGGATTAGATGCATTTGCATTCCTTCCATCGCTATAAAAAGTTGTTCGTTTAATAATTGCACGGTCTCGGCAAAACTGAAGGTCTTTATCGAAAATCGGATCCGTATCGGTGAAAGCGCCGATACGATCGTAGACAAAATGGTAAAAGGGTTCGGCCCCGAAGCGGTGAAAGACCCGATCATTGCCAAGTTCATCGAAACCGGAAACACCGGGATGGCACAAAGCGTCGTTTACGGATTCGGACCGGATATTTTAGCAAAACCGGATTCGACTTGGATAGATGTCAGCATAGCCATGGTGGGAGCATTAGGCATTCTTTTGATTATTCTTTATTTAAAAAAAAGAATGGCGCCGAAAGCACTCTCCGCTACGGGCGCAAACGAAGATGCAGCGTTTCGTAAATATCTTTCCGAAATCGAGGAGAAGCAAAAGTAA
- a CDS encoding zinc ribbon domain-containing protein, producing MDYLLIFFYILLSALVLAPFLYVRLAKPGEDLELETPRLELVNRREVLLENLRDLKIEFDTGKLTDPEFRSISSGIVHELEEQDREIKAWSARKNVDIDRQPVSSNQVPTQKYCHQCGFKIELVGAKFCPECGTRLMA from the coding sequence ATGGATTATCTATTAATCTTCTTTTATATACTTCTATCGGCCTTGGTTTTAGCTCCGTTTTTATACGTACGACTAGCGAAGCCCGGCGAAGATCTCGAGTTGGAAACACCAAGGCTGGAGTTAGTCAATAGGCGAGAAGTCTTATTAGAAAACTTAAGGGATTTGAAAATCGAGTTCGATACCGGCAAGTTGACCGATCCCGAATTCAGATCCATTTCCTCCGGGATAGTGCACGAACTCGAAGAGCAGGATCGGGAAATCAAGGCCTGGAGCGCGCGAAAAAACGTCGATATCGATCGGCAACCCGTCTCTTCAAACCAGGTTCCTACGCAGAAGTACTGTCACCAATGCGGTTTTAAAATCGAATTGGTCGGCGCGAAATTTTGTCCTGAATGCGGCACGCGTCTCATGGCATGA
- a CDS encoding LIC11874 family lipoprotein produces MTLGKLPLKRFIPIFCLLFTGCFDYEEILTINPDLSGVLEVTYIVPTKKKSDESLIKFLPTRRDEILSRLNKGFFSKSVVLKDYTFQKLESPEAEPGAFREKAKVTYKVEFADVTQIEGILIGNVQIKKEKARTIYIKREFPSISRSADSMQMDGEKKVFSETLRLIRTSSMLFRVNFPITSICTSNRGEVNLGRLSYRLPLSDTIEKSGNKSWDYRITLVY; encoded by the coding sequence ATGACTTTGGGAAAACTTCCCTTAAAACGCTTCATTCCGATCTTCTGCCTTCTATTTACGGGCTGCTTCGATTATGAAGAAATCCTCACAATCAACCCGGATCTTTCTGGAGTCCTTGAGGTTACTTACATCGTTCCTACTAAAAAGAAGTCGGACGAATCTTTGATAAAATTCCTTCCGACTCGTCGTGACGAGATTCTAAGCCGATTGAATAAAGGCTTTTTTTCCAAAAGCGTAGTATTAAAAGATTATACTTTTCAGAAGTTGGAAAGTCCCGAAGCTGAACCGGGCGCATTCCGCGAAAAGGCGAAAGTAACGTATAAGGTTGAATTTGCGGATGTGACTCAGATCGAAGGAATTCTGATCGGAAACGTTCAGATTAAGAAGGAAAAAGCCAGGACGATCTATATTAAACGCGAATTTCCTTCCATCAGTCGTTCTGCGGATTCAATGCAAATGGACGGGGAAAAGAAGGTGTTTAGCGAGACGCTGAGATTAATCCGAACTAGCTCGATGCTCTTCCGCGTGAATTTCCCGATTACTTCGATCTGTACCTCCAATCGGGGAGAAGTGAACCTGGGTCGTTTAAGCTACAGACTCCCGTTATCGGATACGATAGAAAAATCGGGAAACAAATCCTGGGATTATAGGATCACTCTAGTTTATTAA
- a CDS encoding ammonium transporter, producing the protein MRIMAILILALTASGLWADGTAQAAPPDNAALNTMITTLRTETNWLWTAIAAFLVYFMQAGFALVEAGFTRAKNTVNILMKNFMDFALGSLAYWLIGFSIMFGPQLLAGFGIGTPGVADGLIVKGGKPDAGSFTFFIFQLVFAGTAATIVSGAMAERTKFIAYVIFSIVISAVIYPVFGSTAWAGLFGLNKGYLEGKGFIDFAGSTVVHSVGGWAGLAGALVLGPRIGKYQDGKVVPILGHNMTIAALGVFILWLGWFGFNPGSTTSVTGGLFAIIAVTTNFAAAAGAIAAMTTTWVIFKKPDIGLTLNGALAGLVAITSPCANVSISSAVIIGLVAGVLVVFSVLFFDKIKIDDPVGAVSVHGVCGVWGTIAAGLFAEEAYGGINGFFFGGGFDPVIVQFTGALMAFVWAFGASSLLFIALKYTIGLRVSEDEEIQGLDILEHGNEAYPISK; encoded by the coding sequence ATGCGCATAATGGCAATACTAATACTCGCGCTTACCGCGAGCGGACTTTGGGCTGATGGAACCGCCCAAGCCGCTCCTCCGGATAATGCAGCGCTAAACACAATGATCACGACACTGAGAACGGAGACAAACTGGCTATGGACCGCGATCGCAGCGTTCCTTGTTTACTTTATGCAGGCCGGTTTTGCGTTGGTCGAAGCCGGTTTCACTCGTGCAAAGAATACGGTAAATATTCTTATGAAGAACTTTATGGATTTTGCATTAGGCTCTCTCGCTTATTGGCTGATCGGATTTTCCATAATGTTCGGACCTCAGCTTCTTGCAGGTTTTGGGATCGGAACCCCGGGAGTTGCTGACGGCTTGATCGTTAAAGGAGGCAAACCGGATGCAGGTAGTTTCACATTCTTTATCTTTCAATTAGTGTTCGCTGGAACTGCAGCTACGATTGTTTCCGGAGCTATGGCTGAGAGGACTAAGTTTATTGCGTACGTTATCTTTTCCATCGTAATATCTGCGGTTATTTATCCGGTTTTCGGTTCGACTGCATGGGCCGGTCTATTCGGTTTGAATAAAGGATATTTAGAAGGCAAAGGCTTTATCGATTTTGCAGGTTCTACAGTAGTTCACTCCGTCGGTGGTTGGGCGGGTCTCGCCGGTGCTCTCGTTCTCGGTCCTCGTATCGGGAAATACCAAGACGGAAAGGTTGTCCCGATTCTAGGACATAACATGACCATCGCCGCGTTAGGCGTATTTATTTTATGGTTGGGTTGGTTCGGATTCAATCCGGGTTCCACCACTTCGGTTACGGGCGGACTTTTTGCAATCATCGCGGTTACCACAAACTTTGCGGCGGCTGCAGGTGCGATCGCGGCCATGACCACTACTTGGGTTATTTTCAAGAAGCCGGACATAGGATTAACCTTAAACGGTGCGCTTGCCGGTCTCGTAGCGATTACTTCTCCTTGTGCGAATGTCAGCATTTCTTCCGCAGTAATTATCGGTTTAGTCGCAGGCGTATTAGTCGTATTCAGCGTTCTATTTTTCGATAAAATCAAGATCGACGATCCGGTTGGTGCGGTTTCCGTCCATGGAGTTTGCGGTGTATGGGGAACCATTGCCGCCGGCTTGTTTGCCGAGGAAGCTTACGGCGGAATTAACGGGTTCTTTTTCGGTGGCGGATTTGATCCTGTGATAGTTCAATTCACCGGAGCTCTTATGGCTTTCGTCTGGGCTTTTGGCGCTTCCTCTTTGCTCTTCATTGCTCTGAAATATACGATCGGTCTCCGAGTCTCCGAAGACGAGGAAATTCAAGGTTTGGATATTCTCGAGCACGGTAACGAGGCGTATCCGATTTCTAAATAA